The Primulina huaijiensis isolate GDHJ02 chromosome 6, ASM1229523v2, whole genome shotgun sequence genomic sequence TTGAAATTTGTTGTGAATGAAGTAGGAAATTAATATCCAAGGTATGAGTTTCGGCAGAAGTTTGGGGAGCTTGAAGAATGTGCTGGCTGATGCAGCCTTGAAAGGAGTTACAGAGGCGAGGGCTAGGATTTTTGGTCATGTTCTCAATCCAACAGGGCAAAGGTCTCCCCATAAGATACTGCGCAAGAAGCTGATCGGTGAGAAAGTCGCAGCCTGGTACCCTTATGATATCAAGAAGGATGATCCCCTCATCACAGCTCGTCAAGAACAAGAGTAAGGACATAGTGCTTTAAAcagtgatttttttaaaaaatgaaattgcTTCCATTAAATAAGGTAAAAATAGAGTACAGGTACAAATACACTGGGCATTCCCAGGTAAAATCCAACAAACAACATCAAATCTAAACTAACCTAATGCAACACAAGTAATACATTAACCACAAAGTCATAGTTTAACTTGACTAATAACTACATATCTATTACAGTAATCGCATTTGGGATGCACCGAAATATGAGaatcttcattttctttattataGCCGCAACATCCGGCTTTTCACTTTCGAAGATTGCTCTGTTCCTAGCTTTAAACAGTGATTTTTGCTATGAAATGATTATGTATTCCAAATTTTATCGACTTTTGCAGGCGTTTAAACAAACTCGAAATGTTGAAGCGTCGTGGAAAGGGACCGCCAAAGAAAGGTCAAGGAAAGCGTGCTAAAAAGAGCAGCAAATAGCCGTGACTCTGTGAAGTGCAAACTACCGATGTTTTTTTGGAGGATATTTTACCATTTTACATTTTATTGCACCTTTCGCTATTTTCTATGGCATTTTCGATAGAACTAGATTACGGGAAATGAATCAGAGAAAATGATGTTGAATCGGATCAACCTCTGAGCCTTTCTTCATACTTTTCGCATCATTGGAATGCACATTTCATGCTTGTTTTAGCATTGAGCAATCGAATAATAAGATTTTGGGCTTTACTTCGGCTCGATTAAGTGCTCGAATTGTAGCTCGGTTCTTGTTTAGTTATCAAGATCAAGTGGAAAGGTTGGAAATTGGGCTCATGTTTGGAAACTCgtactattttaaaattcataaaaatttaattaaaacactcTAATTTACAAGTCATTCAATGAGCTCAGACGTCCATTCGATTCTTTTTGTACCTATTTCTACCAAGAATTTATGTCATAGAGGTGCTACAATTTCCCATGTGAGCTCCGTCTCACTTGCTCTTTTCAATAATTCCACATTTTCTCGATCTCTTTGTATGCTTCTTGAAATAAAACTTCCAAGTGATTATTAGGATTTAcagtctctctctctctatacatacatatatctaTGTAACAAATTTCAATTGATTCTTACGTAAATTCCGCgagataatataaaattattaataaatttgacACGGGTACAACACCAAATCATTCAAGTAGACTAAAAAAGAGGACACAAAATATAAACCAGCCGTCATTTGTCAAACTCCCAGATGACCCCTCCATCCTCTgcaaaacaagtaaaaaaaaaaaaactttcaaccTCAATTTAACTTCAAAACGTGAACAAGTGAACAATGAGAATAAGAACTTGTAGAGAAATCATGATGCTGGGACCTTTTCTTTTAAGAACTAGCATCTTGCCGTAAAACCATCGGCTACTTTCACGATTTTATAATTCAATGAGAGAGTTTTCACTCAATTCAACCACAATCCACCCTTGAAACCAGTTAGCATAGTAAGTGGGAACGATACCCCATTACATGAGT encodes the following:
- the LOC140979673 gene encoding small ribosomal subunit protein mS33, with amino-acid sequence MSFGRSLGSLKNVLADAALKGVTEARARIFGHVLNPTGQRSPHKILRKKLIGEKVAAWYPYDIKKDDPLITARQEQERLNKLEMLKRRGKGPPKKGQGKRAKKSSK